The proteins below come from a single Oncorhynchus tshawytscha isolate Ot180627B linkage group LG22, Otsh_v2.0, whole genome shotgun sequence genomic window:
- the LOC112221676 gene encoding neural cell adhesion molecule L1-like isoform X2, with the protein MPCTQRQQVGSRGRRTPLPLLLLPLFSLLLSHTPQLSQAAIHIPPNYQINEFKKPPVITTQPESITVFGAEDILLTCEASGNPPPEFRWKKDGVEFIPANYPGLSMSLGSGTFMTTGAGSGPMSQYQGKYSCYADNELGTAVSKEVQLITENTPALQKEKKVKKKVEEGESVILKCNPPFSTVPPVIHWMDKRLRHIELNDRVTQGRDGNLYFSHVTADDNRNDYTCNAQYLSARTILSKEPISLTVTISNSVVRNRRPQMMRPSGAHSTYHTLRGQSLELECIVQGLPTPTVQWVRKDGQLSESRTLRDLSDRLLRFSNISESDGGEYQCSANNSQGTVTHIYTVSVEAAPYWTKEPVSQLYAPGETVRLDCQADGIPSPAVAWSMNGNPITGIDLDPRRTVRHGALILRDVVFTDTAVYQCQAHNKHGTILVNTYIFVIELPPQILSADGQTYTVTEGQKAGLHCQTFGSPRPKVTWEVDNGASLLADPRVNLLTNGSLQITNISHDDEGLYTCSISNTNMSINAELEVLNRTVILSPPGDLRVRPGKTVIFTCLAQVDSKLTPPHIQWRRSGQKLMQSYAEDKYTFEGPDLIVANVQTEDEGVYTCEVITNLDMAEASGSITLVDRPDPPTQLQVSDPKDRGVTLSWTAGDDHNSPVIEFRVEFKDHVSNEWGWEELKRVSGTEESVNLALQPYVSYRFRVISVNDIGKSDPSTPSDLHSTPPQAPDNNPEDVRSESTDPDTLVITWEEMDRRVFNGPEFQYKVFWRRVVGDGPTWHSNVTTEPQYIVTEVGNFSAFEIKVQAVNQKGEGPEPDPVIGYSGENVPLEAPMDVGVVLLNSTAIRVTWAAVDRDTVRGHLLGYKIHLTRFGSRGHHRGRRAREPESSMVVETGANEEKRVLGGLRPYSHYALTVTVFNSKGEGPPSDPPLSFSTDEGAPGPPMSLHLESPAETEMTLHWTPPAQPNGVLKGYLLQYQQIVESDDSPVQVETIDDHTLTKLTLKQLDPKSRYRFYLRGRTSAGDGEPITREGATTLDGAPPSNISLSVGEKSVNLSWVPGQRHRSVGFQVQYLNKNSGGKWKQSEKLNSSQSFYQLKGLTPGSQYRLRFTFNNNTFWETEIRTEGAGVVDVQTGFATQGWFIGLVSAIVLLLLVLLILCFIKRSKGGKYSVKDKEEGQVDSEARPMKDETFGEYRLWKSDNEEKRTASQPSLCDESKLCTSEDNLDGYNNGSSAVTEVNMEDSLVSQYSRPSEATPDPGTLQDSSPLNPTATTPTPTNNGLPNSAAILD; encoded by the exons ATGCCTTGCACGCAGCGACAGCAGGTTGGCAGTAGGGGGCGAcgcacccctctccccctcctccttctccctctcttctccctcctcctatcccaCACTCCTCAGCTCAGCCAAGCAGCTATACACATACCTCCCAACT ACCAAATAAATGAAT TCAAAAAGCCCCCAGTGATCACCACCCAGCCTGAGTCCATCACCGTGTTCGGTGCTGAAGACATCCTCCTGACCTGCGAAGCATCAGGAAACCCTCCTCCGGA gtttcGTTGGAAAAAGGATGGGGTGGAATTTATCCCAGCCAATTACCCGGGCCTGTCGATGTCTCTGGGTTCCGGAACCTTCATGACAACAGGGGCAGGGTCAGGACCCATGAGCCAATACCAGGGCAAATACAGCTGCTACGCTGATAACGAGCTGGGCACCGCTGTCTCTAAAGAGGTCCAGCTCATCACTGAGA ACACCCCGGCCCTCCAGAAAGAGAAGAAGGTGAAAAAgaaggtggaagaaggagagagtgtgATACTGAAATGTAACCCTCCTTTCAGCACTGTTCCGCCTGTCATCCACTGGATGGACAAGa gacTCCGTCACATTGAGCTGAATGATCGCGTGACCCAAGGCCGGGATGGGAACCTCTACTTCTCTCACGTTACAGCCGACGACAACCGCAACGACTACACCTGTAATGCCCAGTACCTTAGTGCTCGCACCATCCTCTCCAAGGAACCCATCAGCCTCACCGTAACCATCT cTAACTCAGTGGTGCGGAACCGAAGACCCCAGATGATGAGGCCCTCAGGGGCCCACAGCACTTACCACACCCTCCGGGGCCAGAGCCTGGAGCTGGAGTGCATCGTCCAGGGCCT cccTACCCCTACAGTCCAGTGGGTGAGGAAGGACGGTCAGCTGTCCGAGTCTCGTACACTCAGAGATCTGTCTGACCGCCTGCTGCGCTTCAGTAACATCTCAGAGAGCGACGGGGGAGAATACCAGTGTTCAGCCAACAACTCACAGGGCACGGTCACACACATCTACACCGTCAGCGTCGAAG CTGCTCCGTACTGGACCAAGGAGCCCGTGAGCCAGCTTTATGCcccaggagagacagtgagactggactGTCAGGCCGATGGCATTCCCTCGCCTGCTGTCGCCTGGAGCATGAATGGAAATCCCATCACAG GTATAGACCTGGACCCCAGGCGTACTGTGAGACATGGAGCTCTGATTCTGAGAGATGTGGTCTTCACTGATACAGCAGTCTACCAGTGTCAGGCCCACAACAAACACGGAACCATCCTAGTCAATACCTACATCTTTGTCATCG AGCTGCCGCCTCAGATCCTGAGTGCGGACGGACAGACATACACTGTCACAGAGGGACAGAAGGCTGGTCTACACTGTCAGACATTTGGGTCTCCCAGACCTAAAGTTACATG GGAGGTGGACAATGGCGCGTCTCTACTGGCTGACCCCAGGGTTAACCTGCTGACCAATGGAAGCCTCCAGATCACCAACATCTCCCATGACGACGAGGGCCTGTACACCTGCTCCATCAGCAACACCAACATGTCAATCAACGCTGAGCTGGAGGTGCTGA acaggacAGTGATTCTGTCTCCTCCCGGGGACCTGCGTGTTAGGCCTGGGAAGACGGTCATATTTACCTGCCTGgctcaggtggactccaaactgACCCCCCCACACATCCAATGGAGGAGGAGTGGACAGAAACTAATGCAGTCGTACGCTGAGGACAA GTACACGTTTGAGGGCCCCGACCTGATCGTGGCCAACGTGCAGACCGAGGACGAGGGGGTTTACACCTGTGAGGTCATCACTAACCTGGATATGGCTGAGGCCAGCGGATCCATTACGCTAGTCG ACCGTCCAGATCCTCCCACCCAGCTCCAGGTCTCTGACCCCAAAGACCGTGGAGTGACTCTCAGCTGGACCGCTGGAGATGACCACAACAGCCCTGTCATAG AGTTTCGGGTGGAGTTTAAGGATCATGTTTCTAACGAGTGGGGTTGGGAGGAGCTGAAACGTGTTAGTGGAACCGAAGAGAGTGTGAACCTTGCCCTGCAGCCCTATGTGTCCTACCGTTTCCGGGTCATCTCCGTCAACGACATCGGGAAGAGTGATCCCAGCACGCCTTCTGACCTTCACAGCACGCCACCTCAAG CTCCAGACAACAACCCTGAGGATGTGAGGAGTGAGTCTACAGACCCAGACACCCTGGTCATCACATGGGAG GAAATGGACAGGCGTGTGTTCAACGGACCGGAGTTCCAGTACAAGGTGTTCTGGAGGAGGGTAGTAGGTGACGGCCCCACCTGGCACTCTAATGTCACCACTGAGCCACAGTACATTGTTACTGAAGTGGGCAACTTCTCAGCCTTCGAGATCAAAGTACAGGCTGTCAATCAGAAAGGGGAGGGACCTGAGCCAGACCCTGTCATTGGCTACTCCGGAGAGAATG TCCCCCTGGAGGCTCCTATGGATGTGGGTGTTGTGCTGCTCAACAGTACAGCCATCAGGGTAACATGGGCAGCAGTGGACAGAGATACTGTCAGAGGACACCTACTGGGATACAAG ATCCACCTGACAAGGTTTGGCTCCAGGGGCCACCACCGGGGTCGGAGGGCCAGAGAGCCGGAGAGCAGCATGGTGGTGGAGACAGGGGCCAATGAGGAGAAGAGGGTCCTGGGGGGCCTTAGACCCTACTCCCACTATGCCCTCACAGTCACTGTGTTCAACAGCAAGGGAGAGGGGCCCCCCTCCGACCCCCCCCTGTCCTTCAGTACCGACgagggag CTCCTGGCCCCCCCATGTCTCTCCACCTGGAAAGCCCTGCAGAGACAGAGATGACCCTTCACTGGACCCCCCCTGCTCAGCCCAACGGGGTTCTCAAAGGATACCTGCTGCAGTATCAACAGA tcgTGGAGAGTGATGACAGCCCGGTGCAGGTGGAGACCATAGACGACCACACGCTGACCAAACTGACCCTGAAGCAGCTGGACCCCAAGAGCCGTTACCGCTTCTACCTGAGGGGCCGCACCTCGGCCGGGGACGGAGAGCCCATTACAAGGGAGGGCGCCACCACGCTGGACGGAG CTCCTCCGTCCAACATCAGCTTGTCTGTAGGTGAGAAGTCTGTTAACCTGAGCTGGGTGCCAGGCCAGAGACACAGGAGTGTGGGCTTCCAGGTCCAGTACCTCAACAAGAACA GCGGTGGAAAGTGGAAGCAGTCTGAGAAGCTAAACTCGTCCCAGTCATTCTACCAGCTGAAGGGTCTAACCCCAGGATCACAGTACCGGCTCAGATTTACCTTCAACAACAACACCTTCTGGGAGACTGAGATCAGGACAGAGGGAGCAG gagtgGTGGATGTGCAGACAGGCTTTGCTACTCAGGGCTGGTTCATTGGGCTCGTGAGCGCCATCGTGCTGTTGCTGCTGGTACTGCTCATCCTCTGCTTCATCAAGAGGAGCAAGGGGGGAAAGTATTCAG
- the LOC112221676 gene encoding neural cell adhesion molecule L1-like isoform X1 gives MPCTQRQQVGSRGRRTPLPLLLLPLFSLLLSHTPQLSQAAIHIPPNYQINEFKKPPVITTQPESITVFGAEDILLTCEASGNPPPEFRWKKDGVEFIPANYPGLSMSLGSGTFMTTGAGSGPMSQYQGKYSCYADNELGTAVSKEVQLITENTPALQKEKKVKKKVEEGESVILKCNPPFSTVPPVIHWMDKRLRHIELNDRVTQGRDGNLYFSHVTADDNRNDYTCNAQYLSARTILSKEPISLTVTISNSVVRNRRPQMMRPSGAHSTYHTLRGQSLELECIVQGLPTPTVQWVRKDGQLSESRTLRDLSDRLLRFSNISESDGGEYQCSANNSQGTVTHIYTVSVEAAPYWTKEPVSQLYAPGETVRLDCQADGIPSPAVAWSMNGNPITGIDLDPRRTVRHGALILRDVVFTDTAVYQCQAHNKHGTILVNTYIFVIELPPQILSADGQTYTVTEGQKAGLHCQTFGSPRPKVTWEVDNGASLLADPRVNLLTNGSLQITNISHDDEGLYTCSISNTNMSINAELEVLNRTVILSPPGDLRVRPGKTVIFTCLAQVDSKLTPPHIQWRRSGQKLMQSYAEDKYTFEGPDLIVANVQTEDEGVYTCEVITNLDMAEASGSITLVDRPDPPTQLQVSDPKDRGVTLSWTAGDDHNSPVIEFRVEFKDHVSNEWGWEELKRVSGTEESVNLALQPYVSYRFRVISVNDIGKSDPSTPSDLHSTPPQAPDNNPEDVRSESTDPDTLVITWEEMDRRVFNGPEFQYKVFWRRVVGDGPTWHSNVTTEPQYIVTEVGNFSAFEIKVQAVNQKGEGPEPDPVIGYSGENVPLEAPMDVGVVLLNSTAIRVTWAAVDRDTVRGHLLGYKIHLTRFGSRGHHRGRRAREPESSMVVETGANEEKRVLGGLRPYSHYALTVTVFNSKGEGPPSDPPLSFSTDEGAPGPPMSLHLESPAETEMTLHWTPPAQPNGVLKGYLLQYQQIVESDDSPVQVETIDDHTLTKLTLKQLDPKSRYRFYLRGRTSAGDGEPITREGATTLDGAPPSNISLSVGEKSVNLSWVPGQRHRSVGFQVQYLNKNSGGKWKQSEKLNSSQSFYQLKGLTPGSQYRLRFTFNNNTFWETEIRTEGAGVVDVQTGFATQGWFIGLVSAIVLLLLVLLILCFIKRSKGGKYSVKDKEEGQVDSEARPMKDETFGEYRSLESDNEEKRTASQPSLCDESKLCTSEDNLDGYNNGSSAVTEVNMEDSLVSQYSRPSEATPDPGTLQDSSPLNPTATTPTPTNNGLPNSAAILD, from the exons ATGCCTTGCACGCAGCGACAGCAGGTTGGCAGTAGGGGGCGAcgcacccctctccccctcctccttctccctctcttctccctcctcctatcccaCACTCCTCAGCTCAGCCAAGCAGCTATACACATACCTCCCAACT ACCAAATAAATGAAT TCAAAAAGCCCCCAGTGATCACCACCCAGCCTGAGTCCATCACCGTGTTCGGTGCTGAAGACATCCTCCTGACCTGCGAAGCATCAGGAAACCCTCCTCCGGA gtttcGTTGGAAAAAGGATGGGGTGGAATTTATCCCAGCCAATTACCCGGGCCTGTCGATGTCTCTGGGTTCCGGAACCTTCATGACAACAGGGGCAGGGTCAGGACCCATGAGCCAATACCAGGGCAAATACAGCTGCTACGCTGATAACGAGCTGGGCACCGCTGTCTCTAAAGAGGTCCAGCTCATCACTGAGA ACACCCCGGCCCTCCAGAAAGAGAAGAAGGTGAAAAAgaaggtggaagaaggagagagtgtgATACTGAAATGTAACCCTCCTTTCAGCACTGTTCCGCCTGTCATCCACTGGATGGACAAGa gacTCCGTCACATTGAGCTGAATGATCGCGTGACCCAAGGCCGGGATGGGAACCTCTACTTCTCTCACGTTACAGCCGACGACAACCGCAACGACTACACCTGTAATGCCCAGTACCTTAGTGCTCGCACCATCCTCTCCAAGGAACCCATCAGCCTCACCGTAACCATCT cTAACTCAGTGGTGCGGAACCGAAGACCCCAGATGATGAGGCCCTCAGGGGCCCACAGCACTTACCACACCCTCCGGGGCCAGAGCCTGGAGCTGGAGTGCATCGTCCAGGGCCT cccTACCCCTACAGTCCAGTGGGTGAGGAAGGACGGTCAGCTGTCCGAGTCTCGTACACTCAGAGATCTGTCTGACCGCCTGCTGCGCTTCAGTAACATCTCAGAGAGCGACGGGGGAGAATACCAGTGTTCAGCCAACAACTCACAGGGCACGGTCACACACATCTACACCGTCAGCGTCGAAG CTGCTCCGTACTGGACCAAGGAGCCCGTGAGCCAGCTTTATGCcccaggagagacagtgagactggactGTCAGGCCGATGGCATTCCCTCGCCTGCTGTCGCCTGGAGCATGAATGGAAATCCCATCACAG GTATAGACCTGGACCCCAGGCGTACTGTGAGACATGGAGCTCTGATTCTGAGAGATGTGGTCTTCACTGATACAGCAGTCTACCAGTGTCAGGCCCACAACAAACACGGAACCATCCTAGTCAATACCTACATCTTTGTCATCG AGCTGCCGCCTCAGATCCTGAGTGCGGACGGACAGACATACACTGTCACAGAGGGACAGAAGGCTGGTCTACACTGTCAGACATTTGGGTCTCCCAGACCTAAAGTTACATG GGAGGTGGACAATGGCGCGTCTCTACTGGCTGACCCCAGGGTTAACCTGCTGACCAATGGAAGCCTCCAGATCACCAACATCTCCCATGACGACGAGGGCCTGTACACCTGCTCCATCAGCAACACCAACATGTCAATCAACGCTGAGCTGGAGGTGCTGA acaggacAGTGATTCTGTCTCCTCCCGGGGACCTGCGTGTTAGGCCTGGGAAGACGGTCATATTTACCTGCCTGgctcaggtggactccaaactgACCCCCCCACACATCCAATGGAGGAGGAGTGGACAGAAACTAATGCAGTCGTACGCTGAGGACAA GTACACGTTTGAGGGCCCCGACCTGATCGTGGCCAACGTGCAGACCGAGGACGAGGGGGTTTACACCTGTGAGGTCATCACTAACCTGGATATGGCTGAGGCCAGCGGATCCATTACGCTAGTCG ACCGTCCAGATCCTCCCACCCAGCTCCAGGTCTCTGACCCCAAAGACCGTGGAGTGACTCTCAGCTGGACCGCTGGAGATGACCACAACAGCCCTGTCATAG AGTTTCGGGTGGAGTTTAAGGATCATGTTTCTAACGAGTGGGGTTGGGAGGAGCTGAAACGTGTTAGTGGAACCGAAGAGAGTGTGAACCTTGCCCTGCAGCCCTATGTGTCCTACCGTTTCCGGGTCATCTCCGTCAACGACATCGGGAAGAGTGATCCCAGCACGCCTTCTGACCTTCACAGCACGCCACCTCAAG CTCCAGACAACAACCCTGAGGATGTGAGGAGTGAGTCTACAGACCCAGACACCCTGGTCATCACATGGGAG GAAATGGACAGGCGTGTGTTCAACGGACCGGAGTTCCAGTACAAGGTGTTCTGGAGGAGGGTAGTAGGTGACGGCCCCACCTGGCACTCTAATGTCACCACTGAGCCACAGTACATTGTTACTGAAGTGGGCAACTTCTCAGCCTTCGAGATCAAAGTACAGGCTGTCAATCAGAAAGGGGAGGGACCTGAGCCAGACCCTGTCATTGGCTACTCCGGAGAGAATG TCCCCCTGGAGGCTCCTATGGATGTGGGTGTTGTGCTGCTCAACAGTACAGCCATCAGGGTAACATGGGCAGCAGTGGACAGAGATACTGTCAGAGGACACCTACTGGGATACAAG ATCCACCTGACAAGGTTTGGCTCCAGGGGCCACCACCGGGGTCGGAGGGCCAGAGAGCCGGAGAGCAGCATGGTGGTGGAGACAGGGGCCAATGAGGAGAAGAGGGTCCTGGGGGGCCTTAGACCCTACTCCCACTATGCCCTCACAGTCACTGTGTTCAACAGCAAGGGAGAGGGGCCCCCCTCCGACCCCCCCCTGTCCTTCAGTACCGACgagggag CTCCTGGCCCCCCCATGTCTCTCCACCTGGAAAGCCCTGCAGAGACAGAGATGACCCTTCACTGGACCCCCCCTGCTCAGCCCAACGGGGTTCTCAAAGGATACCTGCTGCAGTATCAACAGA tcgTGGAGAGTGATGACAGCCCGGTGCAGGTGGAGACCATAGACGACCACACGCTGACCAAACTGACCCTGAAGCAGCTGGACCCCAAGAGCCGTTACCGCTTCTACCTGAGGGGCCGCACCTCGGCCGGGGACGGAGAGCCCATTACAAGGGAGGGCGCCACCACGCTGGACGGAG CTCCTCCGTCCAACATCAGCTTGTCTGTAGGTGAGAAGTCTGTTAACCTGAGCTGGGTGCCAGGCCAGAGACACAGGAGTGTGGGCTTCCAGGTCCAGTACCTCAACAAGAACA GCGGTGGAAAGTGGAAGCAGTCTGAGAAGCTAAACTCGTCCCAGTCATTCTACCAGCTGAAGGGTCTAACCCCAGGATCACAGTACCGGCTCAGATTTACCTTCAACAACAACACCTTCTGGGAGACTGAGATCAGGACAGAGGGAGCAG gagtgGTGGATGTGCAGACAGGCTTTGCTACTCAGGGCTGGTTCATTGGGCTCGTGAGCGCCATCGTGCTGTTGCTGCTGGTACTGCTCATCCTCTGCTTCATCAAGAGGAGCAAGGGGGGAAAGTATTCAG
- the LOC112221676 gene encoding neural cell adhesion molecule L1-like isoform X4, with amino-acid sequence MPCTQRQQVGSRGRRTPLPLLLLPLFSLLLSHTPQLSQAAIHIPPNFKKPPVITTQPESITVFGAEDILLTCEASGNPPPEFRWKKDGVEFIPANYPGLSMSLGSGTFMTTGAGSGPMSQYQGKYSCYADNELGTAVSKEVQLITENTPALQKEKKVKKKVEEGESVILKCNPPFSTVPPVIHWMDKRLRHIELNDRVTQGRDGNLYFSHVTADDNRNDYTCNAQYLSARTILSKEPISLTVTISNSVVRNRRPQMMRPSGAHSTYHTLRGQSLELECIVQGLPTPTVQWVRKDGQLSESRTLRDLSDRLLRFSNISESDGGEYQCSANNSQGTVTHIYTVSVEAAPYWTKEPVSQLYAPGETVRLDCQADGIPSPAVAWSMNGNPITGIDLDPRRTVRHGALILRDVVFTDTAVYQCQAHNKHGTILVNTYIFVIELPPQILSADGQTYTVTEGQKAGLHCQTFGSPRPKVTWEVDNGASLLADPRVNLLTNGSLQITNISHDDEGLYTCSISNTNMSINAELEVLNRTVILSPPGDLRVRPGKTVIFTCLAQVDSKLTPPHIQWRRSGQKLMQSYAEDKYTFEGPDLIVANVQTEDEGVYTCEVITNLDMAEASGSITLVDRPDPPTQLQVSDPKDRGVTLSWTAGDDHNSPVIEFRVEFKDHVSNEWGWEELKRVSGTEESVNLALQPYVSYRFRVISVNDIGKSDPSTPSDLHSTPPQAPDNNPEDVRSESTDPDTLVITWEEMDRRVFNGPEFQYKVFWRRVVGDGPTWHSNVTTEPQYIVTEVGNFSAFEIKVQAVNQKGEGPEPDPVIGYSGENVPLEAPMDVGVVLLNSTAIRVTWAAVDRDTVRGHLLGYKIHLTRFGSRGHHRGRRAREPESSMVVETGANEEKRVLGGLRPYSHYALTVTVFNSKGEGPPSDPPLSFSTDEGAPGPPMSLHLESPAETEMTLHWTPPAQPNGVLKGYLLQYQQIVESDDSPVQVETIDDHTLTKLTLKQLDPKSRYRFYLRGRTSAGDGEPITREGATTLDGAPPSNISLSVGEKSVNLSWVPGQRHRSVGFQVQYLNKNSGGKWKQSEKLNSSQSFYQLKGLTPGSQYRLRFTFNNNTFWETEIRTEGAGVVDVQTGFATQGWFIGLVSAIVLLLLVLLILCFIKRSKGGKYSVKDKEEGQVDSEARPMKDETFGEYRSLESDNEEKRTASQPSLCDESKLCTSEDNLDGYNNGSSAVTEVNMEDSLVSQYSRPSEATPDPGTLQDSSPLNPTATTPTPTNNGLPNSAAILD; translated from the exons ATGCCTTGCACGCAGCGACAGCAGGTTGGCAGTAGGGGGCGAcgcacccctctccccctcctccttctccctctcttctccctcctcctatcccaCACTCCTCAGCTCAGCCAAGCAGCTATACACATACCTCCCAACT TCAAAAAGCCCCCAGTGATCACCACCCAGCCTGAGTCCATCACCGTGTTCGGTGCTGAAGACATCCTCCTGACCTGCGAAGCATCAGGAAACCCTCCTCCGGA gtttcGTTGGAAAAAGGATGGGGTGGAATTTATCCCAGCCAATTACCCGGGCCTGTCGATGTCTCTGGGTTCCGGAACCTTCATGACAACAGGGGCAGGGTCAGGACCCATGAGCCAATACCAGGGCAAATACAGCTGCTACGCTGATAACGAGCTGGGCACCGCTGTCTCTAAAGAGGTCCAGCTCATCACTGAGA ACACCCCGGCCCTCCAGAAAGAGAAGAAGGTGAAAAAgaaggtggaagaaggagagagtgtgATACTGAAATGTAACCCTCCTTTCAGCACTGTTCCGCCTGTCATCCACTGGATGGACAAGa gacTCCGTCACATTGAGCTGAATGATCGCGTGACCCAAGGCCGGGATGGGAACCTCTACTTCTCTCACGTTACAGCCGACGACAACCGCAACGACTACACCTGTAATGCCCAGTACCTTAGTGCTCGCACCATCCTCTCCAAGGAACCCATCAGCCTCACCGTAACCATCT cTAACTCAGTGGTGCGGAACCGAAGACCCCAGATGATGAGGCCCTCAGGGGCCCACAGCACTTACCACACCCTCCGGGGCCAGAGCCTGGAGCTGGAGTGCATCGTCCAGGGCCT cccTACCCCTACAGTCCAGTGGGTGAGGAAGGACGGTCAGCTGTCCGAGTCTCGTACACTCAGAGATCTGTCTGACCGCCTGCTGCGCTTCAGTAACATCTCAGAGAGCGACGGGGGAGAATACCAGTGTTCAGCCAACAACTCACAGGGCACGGTCACACACATCTACACCGTCAGCGTCGAAG CTGCTCCGTACTGGACCAAGGAGCCCGTGAGCCAGCTTTATGCcccaggagagacagtgagactggactGTCAGGCCGATGGCATTCCCTCGCCTGCTGTCGCCTGGAGCATGAATGGAAATCCCATCACAG GTATAGACCTGGACCCCAGGCGTACTGTGAGACATGGAGCTCTGATTCTGAGAGATGTGGTCTTCACTGATACAGCAGTCTACCAGTGTCAGGCCCACAACAAACACGGAACCATCCTAGTCAATACCTACATCTTTGTCATCG AGCTGCCGCCTCAGATCCTGAGTGCGGACGGACAGACATACACTGTCACAGAGGGACAGAAGGCTGGTCTACACTGTCAGACATTTGGGTCTCCCAGACCTAAAGTTACATG GGAGGTGGACAATGGCGCGTCTCTACTGGCTGACCCCAGGGTTAACCTGCTGACCAATGGAAGCCTCCAGATCACCAACATCTCCCATGACGACGAGGGCCTGTACACCTGCTCCATCAGCAACACCAACATGTCAATCAACGCTGAGCTGGAGGTGCTGA acaggacAGTGATTCTGTCTCCTCCCGGGGACCTGCGTGTTAGGCCTGGGAAGACGGTCATATTTACCTGCCTGgctcaggtggactccaaactgACCCCCCCACACATCCAATGGAGGAGGAGTGGACAGAAACTAATGCAGTCGTACGCTGAGGACAA GTACACGTTTGAGGGCCCCGACCTGATCGTGGCCAACGTGCAGACCGAGGACGAGGGGGTTTACACCTGTGAGGTCATCACTAACCTGGATATGGCTGAGGCCAGCGGATCCATTACGCTAGTCG ACCGTCCAGATCCTCCCACCCAGCTCCAGGTCTCTGACCCCAAAGACCGTGGAGTGACTCTCAGCTGGACCGCTGGAGATGACCACAACAGCCCTGTCATAG AGTTTCGGGTGGAGTTTAAGGATCATGTTTCTAACGAGTGGGGTTGGGAGGAGCTGAAACGTGTTAGTGGAACCGAAGAGAGTGTGAACCTTGCCCTGCAGCCCTATGTGTCCTACCGTTTCCGGGTCATCTCCGTCAACGACATCGGGAAGAGTGATCCCAGCACGCCTTCTGACCTTCACAGCACGCCACCTCAAG CTCCAGACAACAACCCTGAGGATGTGAGGAGTGAGTCTACAGACCCAGACACCCTGGTCATCACATGGGAG GAAATGGACAGGCGTGTGTTCAACGGACCGGAGTTCCAGTACAAGGTGTTCTGGAGGAGGGTAGTAGGTGACGGCCCCACCTGGCACTCTAATGTCACCACTGAGCCACAGTACATTGTTACTGAAGTGGGCAACTTCTCAGCCTTCGAGATCAAAGTACAGGCTGTCAATCAGAAAGGGGAGGGACCTGAGCCAGACCCTGTCATTGGCTACTCCGGAGAGAATG TCCCCCTGGAGGCTCCTATGGATGTGGGTGTTGTGCTGCTCAACAGTACAGCCATCAGGGTAACATGGGCAGCAGTGGACAGAGATACTGTCAGAGGACACCTACTGGGATACAAG ATCCACCTGACAAGGTTTGGCTCCAGGGGCCACCACCGGGGTCGGAGGGCCAGAGAGCCGGAGAGCAGCATGGTGGTGGAGACAGGGGCCAATGAGGAGAAGAGGGTCCTGGGGGGCCTTAGACCCTACTCCCACTATGCCCTCACAGTCACTGTGTTCAACAGCAAGGGAGAGGGGCCCCCCTCCGACCCCCCCCTGTCCTTCAGTACCGACgagggag CTCCTGGCCCCCCCATGTCTCTCCACCTGGAAAGCCCTGCAGAGACAGAGATGACCCTTCACTGGACCCCCCCTGCTCAGCCCAACGGGGTTCTCAAAGGATACCTGCTGCAGTATCAACAGA tcgTGGAGAGTGATGACAGCCCGGTGCAGGTGGAGACCATAGACGACCACACGCTGACCAAACTGACCCTGAAGCAGCTGGACCCCAAGAGCCGTTACCGCTTCTACCTGAGGGGCCGCACCTCGGCCGGGGACGGAGAGCCCATTACAAGGGAGGGCGCCACCACGCTGGACGGAG CTCCTCCGTCCAACATCAGCTTGTCTGTAGGTGAGAAGTCTGTTAACCTGAGCTGGGTGCCAGGCCAGAGACACAGGAGTGTGGGCTTCCAGGTCCAGTACCTCAACAAGAACA GCGGTGGAAAGTGGAAGCAGTCTGAGAAGCTAAACTCGTCCCAGTCATTCTACCAGCTGAAGGGTCTAACCCCAGGATCACAGTACCGGCTCAGATTTACCTTCAACAACAACACCTTCTGGGAGACTGAGATCAGGACAGAGGGAGCAG gagtgGTGGATGTGCAGACAGGCTTTGCTACTCAGGGCTGGTTCATTGGGCTCGTGAGCGCCATCGTGCTGTTGCTGCTGGTACTGCTCATCCTCTGCTTCATCAAGAGGAGCAAGGGGGGAAAGTATTCAG